The region CCCTTTGGGGAGGCTCAGGCGGCTGGGTCTCCCAGTCCACCCTTGCCGGGGCTGGCCGGGGCGATCGCCCCCCCCCGCCCGCCCGAGGCCCTGGAGCCCGAGGCCCCGGATGCTTCCGCAGCTGTCCCGGTCGCCACCCCGGTCAGTCCTCGGGTGGCCCCGCCCCCTCTAACCCTAGTGTCCCCAACCCTCGGCCCTGGGTCGGCGGCCAAACACTCCGCCGCCGATCTGCCGGCGCTGGGAACCCCGCCCTGGCCCCAAGACCCTGAGCCAGTTCCGGCTGCGTCCCCAGAGACCGTTGGGCGGCCGCCCAACGAATTTGCCCTGGGGACAGACCCTGGGGCCTCAGTCGATTTGTCCGACATCATCGCCCAGACCGATGTGGAACTCCAGCGGCTGGGCTGGGGGGTCAACCAGGGCCGCGAATTTTTGGAGAAGACCTACGGCAAGCGATCGCGCCACGACCTCACCGACGACGAACTGCTAGAGTTCTTGCTGTTTTTAGAAACTCAACCTTCCCCCGGCAGCCCTTAACCGCCAAAGCGCAAGACCCCGGCGGCTGGAGAAAGCTTAGGCTGATTACATCACGGTCAGGGGGTGGGCACCCACAGCAGTGCGGTCAATCACCTGGTCGATCAGGCCGTACTCCACCGCCTCGTGGGGGCTCATGAAGAAGTCCCGCTCGGTGTCTTCGGCGATCTTGGCCAGGGGTTGACCGGTGTTGCGGGCGATCGCCTCATTGAGCTGCTGCTTTAGGTAGAGAATTTCTTTGGCCTGAATTTCAATATCGGTGGCCTGGCCCTGGGCACCGCCGAGGGGCTGGTGAATCATGATCCGGGAGTTGGGCAGGCTCATGCGCTTGCCTTTTTCGCCAGCCGTTAGCAAAAAGGCCCCCATGCTGGCCGCCAGCCCCACGCAGATGGTGCACACCTGGGGCCGAATGTGGTTCATGGTGTCGTAGATGCCCAGCCCCGCGCTCACCGAGCCGCCGGGGGAGTTGATGTAGAGGTAGATGTCTTTGTCGGGATCTTCGGCTTCGAGAAAGAGCATTTGGGCCACAATCAGGTTGGCCGAATCGGCAGTGACTTCCTGGCCGAGAAAGATAATGCGCTCCCGCAACAGCCGGGAATAGATGTCAAACGCCCGCTCGCCACGCCCGGATTGCTCAATAACGGTTGGAATCATGAGGATAAGCCACTTGCACTGCTGTACCTAATTCTAGCGACTTGTGGAGCCGAGGATTGGCCGAGGATGGAGGGATAGCCGAATCAGGGTTTGCTATTCTGGCAACCAGAGCCCTTTTGAAATCTCTGTAGGCGCAGCCCATGGCCGTCAGCGTAGATCACATTTTGCGGTGGAAGCAGACGGGCCGCCCGGCCCAGCCGATCGCGGTGCTGACCGCCTGGGATGTGATGTCGGCGCAGATTGTCGATGGGGCCGGGGCCGACATTGTGCTGGTGGGTGACTCGCTGGCCATGGTGGCTTTGGGCTACGACACCACCCTGCCCCTGACAATGGAAGACATGCTGATCGCGGCGCGGGCGGTGCGGCGCGGCGTCAAAAACGCTCTGGTGGTCGTGGATATGCCCTTTTTGAGCTACCAAACCAGCCTTGAAGACGCGGTGCGGGCGGCGGGGCAAATGCTGAAAACAGGAGCCCAGGCGGTGAAGCTGGAGGGGGGGCATCCGGCGGCAGTGGCCACCGTAGAGCGCCTGGTGCAGTGGGGCATTCCGGTGATGGGCCACGTGGGGCTGACGCCGCAGTCGGTGAATCAGCTGGGGGGCTTTCGTCAGCAGGGCAAGACCGGGGCGGAGGGCGATCGCATTCTCGCCGAAGCCAAAGCGCTAGAGCAGGCCGGGGCCTTCTCCATTGTGCTGGAGCATATTCCGGCGTCGCTGGCCCACACTATTACCAAGGCCCTGAGCATTCCCACCATTGGCATTGGGGCGGGGGTGCACTGCGACGGTCAGGTGCTGGTCACCGCCGACGTGCTGGGGCTGTCGGCCTGGCAGCCGCCCTTTGCCAAGGTCTACGCCAACCTGCGCCAGCAGGCCGTGGCAGCGGCTGAGCAGTTCTGTGGCGAGGTGCGATCGGGGCAGTATCCCCGGTGAGGCATTGGGGCAGTCCCCGGCGTAAAATTCCGTTAAGCTAGGAACGCTGGCATCTAGCACAGAGACGATTTACTACGGTTGATACTTACGTTATGACCACAACACTTCAGTTTAAGTACGACGTTAAAGATATTTCCCTGGCGGCCCAGGGCAAACAGCGCATTGAGTGGGCCGGGCGCGAGATGCCCGTGCTGCGTCAGATTCAAGACCGCTTTGCCGCCGAAAAACCCCTGGCCGGCATTCGAATTTCGGCCTGTTGCCACGTCACCACCGAGACCGCCCACCTGGCGATCGCCCTCAAGAATGCCGGTGCCGACGCCGTGCTGATTGCCAGCAACCCCCTCTCCACCCAGGATGACGTGGCGGCCAGCCTGGTGGCCGACTACGGCATTCCCGTCTTTGCTCTCAAGGGTGAAGACAACGCCACCTACCACCGCCACGTGCAAACCGCCCTTGACCACCGCCCCAACATCATCATCGACGACGGTAGCGACGTGGTCGCCACCCTGGTGCAGACCCGTAAAGAGCAGCTTGCCGACATCATCGGCACCACCGAAGAGACCACCACCGGCATTGTGCGCCTGCGGGCCATGTTTAAAGACGGCGTGCTCAGCTTCCCGGCCATGAACGTCAACGACGCCGACACCAAGCACTTTTTCGACAACCGCTACGGCACCGGTCAGTCCACCCTCGACGGCATCATTCGCGCCACCAACGTGCTGCTGGCGGGCAAAACCGTGGTGGTGGCTGGCTACGGCTGGTGCGGCAAGGGTACCGCCATGCGGGCGCGGGGCATGGGTGCCAACGTGATTGTCACCGAGATCGACCCGGTGCGCGCCATTGAAGCGGTAATGGATGGCTTCCGGGTGCTGCCCATGGCCCAGGCCGCCACCGTGGGCGACCTGTTTATCACCGTCACCGGCAACAAGCACGTGATTCGCCGCGAGCACTTCGAGGCGATGAAAGACGGTGCTATGGTGTGCAACTCCGGCCACTTCGACATCGAGATCGACCTCCAGTCCTTAGGCGAAATGGCCAGCGAAGTCAAGCAGGTGCGCAACTTTACCCAGCAGTACCTGCTGGGCAACGGCAAGTCGGTGATTGTGCTGGGCGAGGGTCGCCTGGTCAACCTGGCCGCCGCCGAAGGTCACCCCAGCGCCGTGATGGACATGAGCTTTGCCAACCAGGCCCTGGCCTGCGAATACCTGGTGAAGAACAAGGGTTCCCTGGAGCCGGGTCTGCACTCCATCCCTGAGGCAGTCGATAAGGAGATCGCTCGCCTCAAGCTGGTGGCGATGGGTATCGAAGTCGATAGCCTCACCCCCGAGCAGGAGATCTACATCAACTCCTGGACTGTGGGCACCTAGTGCTGAGTCAAAAAAATAATGACGGGAGGTGTGACTTAGGGTTCACGGTTCACGGTGAGCGGTTTAAGGCGAGCCGTGTACCGTTTACCGTAGACCGTCAACCCCGTTAGTCCGTCAGCCCGTCACATTTAACTCGACTAACTACTAGGGCAAACCAAGGAAATCCGGCTGCGGCCATGAGCGTTAGGGGGTAAAGACTATATCTTTATCCCCTGCTTATATTTGGCAGGTATGGTCTGACTGCTTAGGCAATCTCTAGGAAAGATTTTCCCTCAATGCAGGATGGGCAAAGGGCAAAGCCCTTTGCCCATCAAGGTTGTCGAGCGATGGGCACGCAAGCTTTGCCCATCTTGCAGTGGTACTTTCTGATCTAGAAATCGCCATAGAGTCCTGTATCTCAACATCATGACCAAACTATTTGCCAAACTGTGGGTTGTCGTTGCCCTGGGCGCAGCGCTGGGGGTGATTCTGCTCAGCCTCGTTCAGGTCAGTCCGGCGCTCTCGACCGTAGCTCAAGCCCCCCGCCTGGTGCCCGCCATTCTCAACGGCAATCCTGTTAGTGTGCTATATGTCACCCGCAGCAGCGATACGGTGCTGGTGCGCTGCTACCCTGGCTTTGAGCCGTCCATGGCCCTGCGCCCGATGGGAGGCAACTCTCCCCAGGGAGAGGGCGTGTTAACCTGCGTCAACAGTGAACCCGATCGGCCCTGATTGGTCAAACGTCTGTATATAATAAGCCCCCGAAGCCGAGACTTCGGGGGCTGTTTAATATAGAGAGTTAGCTATAGATTGTGTGCGTCTGTCGTATCTATATTTAGAATGCCCTAAGGCCAGCGCTGCGTCATCTCTGGGTTGATATCTTTATGGCAGATTGGCCGAGGCTTAACAGTTCTCAAGAGTTTTGCGAACTGTGACCCCTATCACTTACAGCGCAGTGCGGCCCAGTGTTGTGAAGACTGGCTGGGCCATGACTGTTGTTTTAGCTGCTGGGGAAACAGGGGACGCTTAAGCTAAAGCCCGGCAGCACCGTTTCTCCTGAAAGCCGGGTAGGGAGCGATCGCACCGCCGCCTCTGCCCCAGGGCGATAGATTTCTACCCGCTGACCCTTGGGGTCAAACAGCCAGCCCAGGCGAACGCCGCTGGCTATGTATTCCTGCATTTTGGCCTGCAACAGCTCCAGGCTGTCGGTAGACGATAGTCCACAGGCCTGACTTCGCCAACGCACTTCCATGACAAAATCTGGAGCCAGGGGCGGAAACTTGCGCCGTTGCTCAGGGGTTAGCGCTTCCCAGCGGGATTGTTCAACCCAGGCGGCATCGGGCGATGGCCCTTCGAGCCGGTCTTTGACCATCGCTTGCTGCCAATCGGCAACTGGAAAACTGTCGAGGAGCTAAAAACCTTACCAAGCTGGGTTTGCTTATTCCAGAGGTACAGTTCGCCGCCAACCTCCATCGCTTGGTTGCCGCTCTCACCGCCAACAGGGGGCATAACGATTAACACTCCGTGGGCATTTTGCTCGATCGCCATCTCTTGCTCAATCGCCATCTCCGGGTTGTGGATGCAGAGTTGGTAAAACTGCTCATCAGTCAAATGAACAGCCTCAAGATTGATTTCAAGCGGTAAATCCAGGGTGGTCACAGGCTGCTCCAAGGGAAGGGGCAAGATCTGACTGGGGGTAGTGCTCTGTATGGTAGCGATTCGTCTATCTTGTGAAAATGGCTAAAAACCGTTGCGGGCGAACAATTCTACCGAGTGAACTGTCTAAACTATTCACTAACTTGTGCCACCGATGCCGATTCTGAGCGTGATTCGTTCCCGACTTCAGCTCAATCTTTTCAGCGTTTCCCCAATCTATGCCTGTCTGATGGGGTCGATATTCTCTGCCTCGTCGGCGCTCTGGCCTGTCCAGGGCGTTTTGTTTATAAAGTCGCCAGCGGTGAAGCGAGTTACCTATAAATCTCGTTTTTATTCCCCGTCTAACCATGAGCTATAGCTTTGACATCATCGGCATCGCCCCGGTGCTGCAATTTTTCAACCACCAGCAGCAGGTGGAGACAAAGCGCGATCGCGCCCAGGCCTACCTCGGCAGCTACTGCTGCACCCTCGACGCCTTCATCGACGCCACCGAGGCTGTCCACCACAGGCCCGACTGGGACTGGGATGCGATCGTCAGCACCATCGTCACCTTCTGGCTCAGGCAGGAAAACGACGTCCTCCACTGGAAGCAGCAGCTGGCCGCCGCCCAGGGCACCCCAAACCTGGGCGGCCAAAACCTAATTGTGGCCCGCGTCGTCAACTATGACAGCCTGCGCCACGAGTTTGAAACCCTGTTTGACGACTAGGGGGCGGGGCCAAGACGCGAAGAACATGCCAGAATAAAGGCTGCATTTAACATCCAGCATTAGATAGGTTCCGTTGATCAGGCTCCTGACTAAAATTCGCGATATCTTCCTGCGCTGGTGGGGCGACTTCACCCTGCAAACCCGGCTGATGGCCGGGGCGACGCTGGTGGTGTCGATGATTACCAGCGCCCTCACCTTCTGGGCCGTCAACACCATTCAGATGGATGCCCGCCTCAACGACACCCGCTTTGCCCGCGATCTGGGGCTGCTGCTGGCCGCCAACGTCGCTCCCCTGGTCAACGAAGCCGACCGCACTGAACTGGCCCGGTTTTCCTACAGCTTTTACCAGAGCACGTCCAGCGTGCGCTACATGCTCTACGCCGACGAAAATGGCGACATCTTTTTTGGCATTCCCTTCTCCGAGGCGTCGGTACAAAACTCCCTCACCCTCCGGCGGCGTATGCAGCTGCCCGAGGGCTACGCCCAAAACACCGATCGCCCCCTGGTGCGCCAGCACCTCACCCCCGTGGGCGAAGTCACCGATGTGTTTGTGCCGCTCAACTACAACGGCACCCACCTGGGGGTGCTGGCCATGGGCATCAACCCCAACCCCACGGTGGTGGCCTCGTCGCACCTGACCCGCGACGTCACCATTGCGGTGTTTGTCTCCATCTGGGTGATGGTGATTTTGGGGGCTGTGTTCAATGCCCTCACCATCACCCAGCCGATCAAAGAGCTGGTGCTGGGGGTCAAAAACATCGCCGCTGGCAACTTCAACCAGCGCATTGACCTGCCCCTAGGGGGCGAACTGGGCGAGCTGATCTACAGCTTCAACGACATGGCCGAGCGCCTGGAGCGCTACGAAGAGCAGAACATCGAAGAACTCACTGCCGAAAAAGCCAAGCTCGAAACCCTGGTGTCTACCATCGCCGACGGCGCTATTTTGCTCGACAGCGACATGCACGCGGTGCTGGTCAACCCCACCGCCCGCCGCATCTTCGGCTGGGACCACCAGACCCTCGACGGCGAAAATATTCTGGAGCACTTCCCCGCCCCGGTGCGGGTACAGCTCACCCGACCTCTGTTTCAAGCCGTCAAGGGCGACTCAGAGGCGATGGAGTTTCGGGTGCCGATTACTGAACCCAGCCACCGCACCCTGCGCATTTTGCTCAACACCGTGCTCGACCAGGCCCGAGAAAACGTCAAAGGGCTGGCCATCACTGTGCAGGACATCACCCGCGAGGTGGCCCTCAACGAGGCCAAGGCCCAGTTCATCAGCAATGTCTCCCACGAGCTGCGCACGCCGCTGTTCAACATCAAGTCGTTCATCGAAACCCTGCACGAGTACGGCGAAGACCTCAGCGACGGCGAGCGCAAAGAATTTCTCGAAACCGCCAACCACGAAACCGATCGCCTCACCCGCCTGGTCAACGACGTGCTCGACTTGTCGCGCCTGGAGTCGAGCCGCCAGTACCAGCTTGAAGCGGTGGACATCATTCAGCCCATCGAGCAGACCCTGCGCACCCATCGGCTCAATGCCCGCGACAAGCAGATCGAGCTGTTGCAGGATGTTGAACCTAACCTGCCGCCCGTGATCGGCAACTACGACCTGCTGCTCCAGGTGTTTAGCAACCTGGTGGGCAACGCGCTCAAGTTCACCGAGCCCGGTGGCCAGGTGATGCTGCGGGCGCACCAGATTGTGCCCCCAGGGGAGGGCCTCGATGAAGGGGGCTACATTCGTATTGAGATCTCAGATACCGGCATCGGCATTGCCCCGGAAGACCAGCAGGCTATCTTCGATCGCTTCTTTCGGGTCGAAAACCGCGTCCACACCCTGGAGGGCACCGGCCTGGGCCTCTCGATTGTCAAAAACATCATCGAAAAGCACAGCAGCCAGGTACACCTGGTCAGCGAGGTGGGCGTCGGCACCACCTTCTGGTTTGATGTCGCCGCCTACCAGCCCGATGCGATCGCGGTGATGGCGAAAGACGCCACCCATCACGTGGACGGTAAGGATCTGGCGATCGCCGCCATCAGCCCCTCAGCGGTAGACACCTCAACACTGATACCCAAAGCCGACCAAAACTAACGGTGGGGCAATTTGCAGCAGTTGATTTAGGTAGGACACTTTGACAGGCGGAATCCTCTGCTAGAGCGTCGGTACAGTATTTGTTTTGCAGCAATGCTAGGGGCAGGCGAGCCACAATTGTGGCGGTAAGCCCAAGGAGCTACTGGGGCCATGTCGCTGGCCCCAGACCCCCGTCGACCGGGGGCGTTCCGCCGCCCTGGATCCGACGGAAAGGAGCGATCGATCATCGGTTTAAACCTTTGTCCTGCCAAGCAATCGGTAGGACTCTGTAGACCCTGCGGTGGCAGATTCTAGATCGCGGCCATACTAAATCGGTGCTCTAGGGGCATTGCAGTGTGTCGCCCCCACGTCAGACCTGTCTTAGCCTAATGGATCTTTGCGTCCTACACGGCAGTGTGCAACCACGGCTGTAATTGTTCAAACAGGTGTTGAACCAAGGCTAAATCCTTTACGCCGGGCTGGTGTTCGACGCCGCTGGAGAGGTCGATGCCGTCGGGCTTGAGGGTCGAAAGCGCTGTGGCGATGTTTTCAGGCGTCAGTCCACCGGCCAGCATCCAGGGGCAGGCGGGCCGAAACGACACCAGGGTGTCCCAGTCGAGCGTCAGACCCGTGCCGCCGAGCTGCTGGGGATGGTAGGCGTCGAGCAGCAGGGCATCGACGTAGGGGGCATAGGTGGTGGCCCGCAGCAGGTCGGCGGCGGTGCGCACGCGAATCGCTTTGATCAGGAAGATGCCGGGTAGCTCGGTCAGGAGCTGCTGGCACAGTTCGAGGGGTTCTTGACCGTGGAGCTGGATGTGGCTGAGGTTGGTCTGTCGAGCAGTGTCAGCCATCTCCGCCAGCGGGGCATCGGCAAACACGCCCACGGTTTTGGTCACCACTCCCGCCGCGTCGAGGGCCTGGGTGATTTCGGCGATCGCCCCAGGAGTCAGGTAGCGGGGCGACTGGGGCACGCAGATAAATCCCAGGTGGGTGGCACCGCAACGGGCGATCGCGATCGCCTGCTCCGCCTGGGTAATGCCGCAAATCTTGACCCGCATGTTAACTCTATTGAACATTTCGCCGAGGGGGTACCGCCAGATTTTTATAATCCAGCTAGGCTTAAATGCCCATAACAGGGCCGTACTTAAGCATAGACGTTAAGCGATTGTTGTTAAATTCTGTTTCTGCAACACCCAATTTTAGACCTCTAGCGGAGAAATAACATTGCTGTTTTCTACCCTGCTTGCCGCCTACACCGTGCCCACCACCCCCGAGTGGTCGCCTAAAGTGGCGCTGATTATGATCACCTGCAACCTGTTTGTGCTGGCCATCGGCAAGTACGCCATCCGCAAGCCCGGAGCGGGGCCAGCGCTGCCTGTGGGCCTACCGATGCTGTTTGAGGGCTTTGGCTTGCCCGAGCTGCTGGCGATCGCCAGCTTTGGCCATATTCTCGGTGCCGGCATGATTTTAGGCTTGGGCAACGCCGGACTGCTCTAGCTGCTGCCAACGACCGCCGCCCAGCGACTTTATGGGGCGATTGGTAGAATAAAGCCATACCCCCGACCCGAGGGCGCTAGTTTTGCTAGAGCCCATCGGGTCTGACCTGGTATTCGACAGCATTCATAGGAGCTAGGCAATGCAATCCAGCTGGCGCGTTGGGGCTATTTTAGGCATTCCTCTGTTTGTCGATAGCTCCTGGTTCATTATTTTGCTGCTGGTCACCGTGTCCTACGGGCTAGAGCCCAGCTGGCACTCGGCCTGGGGCAACCTGGCCTGGGGCATGGGCTTTGCCCTGGCGCTGCTGCTGTTTGCCTCGGTGCTGCTCCACGAGCTGGGCCACAGCATTGCCGCCAAGACCCAGGGCATTGCAGTCAACTCAATTACGCTGTTTTTGTTTGGCGGCATTGCCTCCATCGACAAAGAGTCGAAGACTCCCGAAGACGCGCTCAAGGTGGCGATCGCAGGCCCCCTGGTCAGCTTTGGCCTGTTTCTGCTGCTCACTGCGATCTCCACCATTCCGGCCCTGCCGACTCCGGTGGCGGTGATTATCGGCAGCGTGGCCCAGATCAACCTGGTGCTGACGCTGTTCAACATGATTCCCGGTCTTCCCCTCGACGGGGGCCAGGTGCTCAAAGCCCTGGTCTGGAAAGGCACAGGCAGCCGCATCAAAGGCATTCGCTGGGCGGCCCGCTCAGGCCAGCTATTGGGCTGGCTGGCGATTACCTTTGGCCTGGTAATGGCCCTGGCCTACCAGGCGTTTTCGGGCTTTTGGATTGCCGCCATCGGCTGGTTTGCCCTGCGCAACGCCGCCGCCTACAACCAGGTCACCAATCTGCAAGAGGCTATGCTGGCCCTGACCGCCGCCGATGCCATGGCCCGCGACTTTAAGGTGGTCGATGCCGGTATGGCGCTGCGGCAGTTTGCCGACACCTACCTGCTCGAAGAAAACCGCGCCCCTGCCTACTTCGCCGCCTCCGATGGGCGCTACCGGGGCCTGGTCAGCATTGAAGATATGCGGGCGATCGAGCGCAGCCAGT is a window of Nodosilinea sp. PGN35 DNA encoding:
- the nblS gene encoding two-component system sensor histidine kinase NblS; its protein translation is MIRLLTKIRDIFLRWWGDFTLQTRLMAGATLVVSMITSALTFWAVNTIQMDARLNDTRFARDLGLLLAANVAPLVNEADRTELARFSYSFYQSTSSVRYMLYADENGDIFFGIPFSEASVQNSLTLRRRMQLPEGYAQNTDRPLVRQHLTPVGEVTDVFVPLNYNGTHLGVLAMGINPNPTVVASSHLTRDVTIAVFVSIWVMVILGAVFNALTITQPIKELVLGVKNIAAGNFNQRIDLPLGGELGELIYSFNDMAERLERYEEQNIEELTAEKAKLETLVSTIADGAILLDSDMHAVLVNPTARRIFGWDHQTLDGENILEHFPAPVRVQLTRPLFQAVKGDSEAMEFRVPITEPSHRTLRILLNTVLDQARENVKGLAITVQDITREVALNEAKAQFISNVSHELRTPLFNIKSFIETLHEYGEDLSDGERKEFLETANHETDRLTRLVNDVLDLSRLESSRQYQLEAVDIIQPIEQTLRTHRLNARDKQIELLQDVEPNLPPVIGNYDLLLQVFSNLVGNALKFTEPGGQVMLRAHQIVPPGEGLDEGGYIRIEISDTGIGIAPEDQQAIFDRFFRVENRVHTLEGTGLGLSIVKNIIEKHSSQVHLVSEVGVGTTFWFDVAAYQPDAIAVMAKDATHHVDGKDLAIAAISPSAVDTSTLIPKADQN
- the clpP gene encoding ATP-dependent Clp endopeptidase proteolytic subunit ClpP — translated: MIPTVIEQSGRGERAFDIYSRLLRERIIFLGQEVTADSANLIVAQMLFLEAEDPDKDIYLYINSPGGSVSAGLGIYDTMNHIRPQVCTICVGLAASMGAFLLTAGEKGKRMSLPNSRIMIHQPLGGAQGQATDIEIQAKEILYLKQQLNEAIARNTGQPLAKIAEDTERDFFMSPHEAVEYGLIDQVIDRTAVGAHPLTVM
- a CDS encoding phosphoribosylanthranilate isomerase produces the protein MRVKICGITQAEQAIAIARCGATHLGFICVPQSPRYLTPGAIAEITQALDAAGVVTKTVGVFADAPLAEMADTARQTNLSHIQLHGQEPLELCQQLLTELPGIFLIKAIRVRTAADLLRATTYAPYVDALLLDAYHPQQLGGTGLTLDWDTLVSFRPACPWMLAGGLTPENIATALSTLKPDGIDLSSGVEHQPGVKDLALVQHLFEQLQPWLHTAV
- the psaK gene encoding photosystem I reaction center subunit PsaK translates to MLFSTLLAAYTVPTTPEWSPKVALIMITCNLFVLAIGKYAIRKPGAGPALPVGLPMLFEGFGLPELLAIASFGHILGAGMILGLGNAGLL
- the ahcY gene encoding adenosylhomocysteinase, encoding MTTTLQFKYDVKDISLAAQGKQRIEWAGREMPVLRQIQDRFAAEKPLAGIRISACCHVTTETAHLAIALKNAGADAVLIASNPLSTQDDVAASLVADYGIPVFALKGEDNATYHRHVQTALDHRPNIIIDDGSDVVATLVQTRKEQLADIIGTTEETTTGIVRLRAMFKDGVLSFPAMNVNDADTKHFFDNRYGTGQSTLDGIIRATNVLLAGKTVVVAGYGWCGKGTAMRARGMGANVIVTEIDPVRAIEAVMDGFRVLPMAQAATVGDLFITVTGNKHVIRREHFEAMKDGAMVCNSGHFDIEIDLQSLGEMASEVKQVRNFTQQYLLGNGKSVIVLGEGRLVNLAAAEGHPSAVMDMSFANQALACEYLVKNKGSLEPGLHSIPEAVDKEIARLKLVAMGIEVDSLTPEQEIYINSWTVGT
- a CDS encoding site-2 protease family protein encodes the protein MQSSWRVGAILGIPLFVDSSWFIILLLVTVSYGLEPSWHSAWGNLAWGMGFALALLLFASVLLHELGHSIAAKTQGIAVNSITLFLFGGIASIDKESKTPEDALKVAIAGPLVSFGLFLLLTAISTIPALPTPVAVIIGSVAQINLVLTLFNMIPGLPLDGGQVLKALVWKGTGSRIKGIRWAARSGQLLGWLAITFGLVMALAYQAFSGFWIAAIGWFALRNAAAYNQVTNLQEAMLALTAADAMARDFKVVDAGMALRQFADTYLLEENRAPAYFAASDGRYRGLVSIEDMRAIERSQWEMLPLSHIAKPLLDIPSVREGTPLTEAIDQLEALQLPRLTVLTPADAVAGTIDRGDVVRAIADRLGLRVSPAMIQRIKEEGQYPPGLQLPSIAKSVLEEARA
- the panB gene encoding 3-methyl-2-oxobutanoate hydroxymethyltransferase; its protein translation is MAVSVDHILRWKQTGRPAQPIAVLTAWDVMSAQIVDGAGADIVLVGDSLAMVALGYDTTLPLTMEDMLIAARAVRRGVKNALVVVDMPFLSYQTSLEDAVRAAGQMLKTGAQAVKLEGGHPAAVATVERLVQWGIPVMGHVGLTPQSVNQLGGFRQQGKTGAEGDRILAEAKALEQAGAFSIVLEHIPASLAHTITKALSIPTIGIGAGVHCDGQVLVTADVLGLSAWQPPFAKVYANLRQQAVAAAEQFCGEVRSGQYPR